ACCAAGTCAGAAACAACTAAAACTTCAACGCCACATGTCAAACGAATCTGCAAAAACTGTCAGGGAAAAGATTCTTGAAAGCAAATTACATGCTTTGGAACAAGAACTTGAACATGAGAAGCTACGCAACGAAGCGCTCAATACATTAATAGATGTAGCAGAAAAAGAATTCAAGCTAGCGATCAGAAAAAAGCATGGCACCAAACAGTAGCACAGCTGCGCATAAAGCATAATAAGCTTGATTTAAGTGCTTTATGTGGACTGTTTGGTAAAAGTAGACAAGCCTACTACCAGCGAACAAAGTACAGTTATAAAGAAGCTTTAATGGATGAAATCCTGTTACAAATGATAAAGAGAGTACGTAAAAAGATGCCACGTCTTGGAGGGCGTAAGCTACTGCTCAAGCTACAGGATTATATGTCCGGAGAACTTCATTTGGGTAGAGATGCGTTCTTTGATTTTCTCAGGGATAATGGTTTGCTTATACGCAAGCGACGTTTCCGGATCAGGACAACAAACAGTAAACATTGGCTACATAAATACCCCAACCTTATTAAGGATTTCATACCAGATCGTGCCCATCAACTATGGGTATCTGATATAACTTTCATTCCAACCCTGGAAGGCTTTGCCTTTCTGAGCCTGATCACCGATGCTTATTCGAGAAAAATTATTGGATGGTCGCTGGGTGATACACTTGAAGCTAAACACAGTATAGTTGCACTGCGCATGGCCTTAAAGCAATTGCCCAAACATATCAGGGATGTTTATCATCATTCAGACAGGGGGATTCAATACTGCTGCCAGGATTATGTGAAAATATTAAAACAGCATAATTTTCAAATCAGCATGACAGAAAATGGTGATCCGTTGGAAAACGCTATTGCAGAACGCGTTAACGGTATACTGAAAGACGAATGGCTTAATCATATCAACCTTATATCAAAACAAGATACCGAAAAGCAGATACGGGCAATAATTGCTATTTACAACACCGAAAGACCGCATGCCAGCATAAATATGCTAGCTCCGGAACTTGCACATAATCAGACAGGTGAAATAGAAAGGAAATGGAAGAATTATTACAAAGAGAGAACATCAATGGATAATCAGCAAAAAGAAGTAACTTTGAGTTGCCCAGCAGAATGATGTCGACACGTTGAACCATCGTTGAAAATGTAAAAACGGATGGGGCATCGAGCCCCATACCGTTTTTGCCCAACAGAAATCCGGCTCAACATTACCCATTGTTGAAATAAAAAAGGCTTTGAAAAAGGGAATTTATTAATCATAAAGTGTAAACAAATTTCAGGACGAGTCACCCTAAAGAATACGTGATTGAAGC
The genomic region above belongs to Bacteroidales bacterium and contains:
- a CDS encoding IS3 family transposase, whose translation is MNRCSRKRIQASDQKKAWHQTVAQLRIKHNKLDLSALCGLFGKSRQAYYQRTKYSYKEALMDEILLQMIKRVRKKMPRLGGRKLLLKLQDYMSGELHLGRDAFFDFLRDNGLLIRKRRFRIRTTNSKHWLHKYPNLIKDFIPDRAHQLWVSDITFIPTLEGFAFLSLITDAYSRKIIGWSLGDTLEAKHSIVALRMALKQLPKHIRDVYHHSDRGIQYCCQDYVKILKQHNFQISMTENGDPLENAIAERVNGILKDEWLNHINLISKQDTEKQIRAIIAIYNTERPHASINMLAPELAHNQTGEIERKWKNYYKERTSMDNQQKEVTLSCPAE